A single Xylella taiwanensis DNA region contains:
- a CDS encoding sensor histidine kinase, which translates to MSQQVEKLGSLKILLIEDSPEDAKRLFNNLLEAGLDGSFERVDSESALREALHLFRPDIVLSDLSMPGLPGYQALRVVREVGSTPFIFVSSKMGEDIAVEALQEGANDYIIKQNLVRLPSAVTRAVRESRAELERQHVESELMRAQRLESLAMLAAGFSHDLRNILQPLLIVPDLLAGRTDDPQLRQLVSIVAECGRRGHEMAESMLSFVRGSNKPRERVLLADLFQTVQLLLRSSVPDCIALRMGECEEDLSVEANHTELQQCLLNLALNAIHAMPAGGSLTLVAQRHDGDRICMSVADTGIGMSEETRARLFSPFFTTKSDGTGLGLISCKRIAESYGGWIQVNSELGVGTRFDLILPARAPASNVSEENAPAVLGQGQRILIVDGEATRLSLLGNALASQGYQPQLAPDGGAALKLLRHHAEPDLVIIDSDILLLSAVCLLPTMQELGYMGPAIVLEDAGQSLRREHFPKDLAVHMLRKPLEMGRVFRAVAYALT; encoded by the coding sequence ATGTCGCAACAGGTTGAAAAACTCGGTTCGTTGAAGATTCTGCTCATCGAGGATTCGCCGGAGGATGCCAAGCGACTGTTCAACAACTTGCTTGAGGCAGGTTTGGATGGGAGTTTTGAGCGTGTGGACAGCGAGTCAGCGTTGCGTGAGGCGCTGCATCTTTTCAGACCTGACATTGTGCTTTCCGACTTGAGCATGCCTGGTTTACCTGGGTATCAAGCCTTGCGCGTGGTGCGTGAGGTGGGCAGTACGCCGTTTATCTTCGTCTCCAGCAAGATGGGTGAGGATATTGCAGTCGAGGCGTTGCAGGAAGGTGCCAACGATTACATCATCAAACAAAATTTGGTGCGTTTGCCAAGTGCGGTCACACGCGCGGTGCGTGAGTCGCGTGCTGAGCTGGAGCGCCAGCACGTAGAATCGGAACTGATGCGTGCGCAGCGGCTGGAGAGCTTGGCGATGTTGGCAGCTGGTTTCAGTCACGACCTGCGTAATATTTTGCAACCGTTGCTCATTGTGCCGGATCTGCTGGCTGGGCGGACCGATGATCCACAGTTGCGCCAGTTGGTGAGCATCGTTGCCGAGTGCGGACGGCGCGGTCACGAGATGGCCGAATCGATGCTTTCTTTTGTCAGAGGTTCCAACAAACCGCGTGAGCGGGTTTTGTTGGCGGATCTATTCCAGACAGTGCAGTTGCTATTGCGTAGTAGCGTGCCTGATTGCATTGCTCTGCGCATGGGAGAGTGTGAGGAAGATCTCAGCGTGGAGGCCAATCACACCGAGTTACAGCAGTGCTTACTTAATTTGGCATTGAATGCCATCCACGCCATGCCAGCCGGTGGTAGCTTGACCTTGGTTGCACAGCGCCATGATGGTGACCGTATTTGCATGAGCGTGGCTGACACCGGTATTGGCATGAGTGAAGAGACCCGGGCACGTCTGTTCAGTCCATTCTTCACTACCAAGTCTGATGGTACCGGTTTGGGATTGATTTCTTGCAAGCGTATTGCTGAGAGTTACGGTGGCTGGATTCAGGTGAACAGTGAGTTGGGAGTAGGTACACGTTTCGATCTGATCTTGCCGGCACGTGCACCTGCTTCGAATGTGTCAGAGGAAAATGCGCCTGCAGTGCTTGGTCAGGGTCAGCGTATCCTGATAGTCGATGGGGAGGCGACTCGTCTTTCGTTGCTCGGAAATGCGTTGGCCAGTCAGGGCTATCAGCCGCAGTTAGCTCCCGATGGCGGTGCTGCACTAAAGCTATTGCGTCACCATGCAGAGCCGGATTTGGTCATTATCGACAGTGACATCCTGTTACTCTCGGCGGTTTGTTTGCTGCCGACGATGCAGGAGTTGGGCTACATGGGTCCGGCTATCGTACTGGAGGATGCCGGGCAGTCTTTGCGGCGTGAGCATTTTCCGAAGGACTTGGCGGTCCATATGTTGCGAAAACCGTTAGAGATGGGGCGTGTGTTCCGAGCTGTGGCGTATGCGTTGACATAA
- the crcB gene encoding fluoride efflux transporter CrcB encodes MNTVVWWQSLLLAMVGGAFGAGLRFVIGSSLLQRFGAGFPWGTLAVNLIGSFVAGFLLIWLDARGSASWPWRMLLIVGLIGGLTTFSSLMMECLVFVRSDRSLMVGLYLCITLLFGLLLVFLGARLGASVVASSTTV; translated from the coding sequence ATGAATACTGTTGTGTGGTGGCAGTCGCTGTTGCTTGCGATGGTGGGTGGTGCGTTCGGTGCCGGGCTGCGTTTTGTTATTGGTAGCTCTTTACTACAGCGCTTTGGTGCTGGATTCCCTTGGGGAACTCTAGCAGTGAACCTGATTGGTTCGTTCGTCGCAGGCTTCCTGCTGATATGGTTGGATGCACGGGGATCGGCGAGTTGGCCCTGGCGGATGTTGCTGATCGTTGGCCTGATTGGTGGGCTAACAACGTTCTCGTCTCTGATGATGGAGTGTTTAGTGTTTGTCCGTTCCGACCGCTCGCTGATGGTCGGTCTTTATTTGTGCATCACTCTACTGTTTGGTTTGTTGCTGGTGTTTTTAGGTGCACGGCTGGGTGCATCTGTTGTAGCTTCGTCTACCACGGTGTGA
- a CDS encoding replication-associated recombination protein A, which produces MRPRTLNEMVGQKRLLAPDRALYRALASGHVYSMILWGPPGCGKTTLSLLLAQYIDAEFHAVSAVLSGLLEVRQMLAEATQRFSEGRRTVLFVDEVHRFNKMQQDAFLPYIERGTIIFVGATTENPSFELNSALLSRCRVHVLEAVSSQDIVEALQRALQDTERGLGGQRIEVSEASLLEIAKAADGDVRRALTLLEIAVELVQDEDGQMTADVLSQVLADRTRRFDKRGDQFYDQISALHKSVRNSNPDAALYWLMRMLDGGCDPIYLARRLTRMAIEDIGLADPRAQSMALEAWEIYERLGSPEGELAFAQLVLYLASTAKSNAGYVAFNVAKAEVRQTGTQDVPLHLRNAPTGLMKSLGYGIEYQYDHDAESGVALDQTCFPDALGERVYYQPVPRGLEIKLKEKLDRLRAARAQAQADKLQPPRA; this is translated from the coding sequence ATGCGTCCTCGTACTCTGAATGAGATGGTAGGACAGAAGCGTTTGCTTGCTCCGGATCGTGCGTTGTATCGAGCACTGGCTTCTGGACATGTGTATTCCATGATTCTGTGGGGACCGCCGGGGTGCGGCAAGACGACGTTGTCACTGCTGTTAGCGCAGTACATTGATGCAGAATTTCATGCAGTCTCGGCCGTTCTTTCGGGATTGCTGGAGGTGCGTCAGATGTTGGCTGAGGCTACCCAGCGTTTTTCCGAAGGACGTCGCACCGTCTTGTTCGTGGACGAGGTGCATCGTTTTAACAAGATGCAGCAGGATGCGTTCCTGCCGTATATCGAGCGTGGCACCATTATTTTCGTTGGCGCCACTACAGAGAATCCATCGTTCGAATTGAACTCGGCGTTACTGTCACGTTGCCGCGTACACGTGTTGGAAGCAGTGTCGTCACAGGATATCGTCGAGGCATTGCAGCGGGCGCTGCAGGATACGGAGCGAGGTTTGGGTGGGCAGCGGATCGAAGTTTCAGAAGCTTCTCTGTTGGAGATTGCCAAGGCTGCCGATGGCGACGTGCGTCGTGCTCTCACCTTGTTGGAGATTGCTGTTGAGCTTGTCCAGGACGAGGATGGGCAGATGACCGCTGACGTGCTTTCGCAGGTGCTTGCCGACCGTACCCGGCGCTTCGACAAACGGGGGGACCAGTTTTATGACCAGATTTCCGCGTTGCACAAGAGCGTGCGCAATTCCAACCCGGATGCGGCGTTGTATTGGTTGATGCGTATGCTGGATGGTGGTTGTGATCCTATCTACTTGGCGCGGCGATTGACTCGCATGGCGATCGAGGATATCGGTTTGGCTGATCCGCGTGCACAGTCGATGGCTTTGGAAGCTTGGGAGATCTATGAGCGGTTGGGTAGCCCGGAGGGCGAGCTGGCGTTCGCGCAATTGGTGCTTTACTTGGCAAGCACTGCAAAATCTAATGCTGGCTATGTTGCGTTCAATGTGGCCAAAGCAGAGGTTCGTCAGACGGGGACCCAGGATGTTCCACTACATCTGCGCAACGCACCAACCGGACTAATGAAAAGTCTCGGGTACGGTATCGAGTATCAGTATGATCATGATGCTGAGAGCGGTGTTGCGTTGGACCAGACCTGTTTCCCCGATGCTCTGGGAGAGCGGGTTTACTACCAACCGGTACCCCGCGGTCTGGAGATCAAGCTTAAGGAGAAGTTAGACAGGCTGCGTGCAGCGCGTGCCCAGGCTCAAGCGGATAAGCTACAGCCGCCGCGTGCCTAG
- the lolA gene encoding outer membrane lipoprotein chaperone LolA codes for MFSHFRYVVFAVALVSGPVCAGARGDLSAFTRGLKTLQGHFSQEVIDTQGKVKEHSIGTVALSLPNLLRWECNTPYKQLVVADGKRVWLFDPDLNQASVRFQGDEERNSPLIALIDPTQLDRKYDVSEEVTLRDGLRWLSLTPRAGTEASFQSASFGFTQAELVRMEVVDTLGQRTVIAFSGWQRNPVLAVDTFRFTPGKNVDVIGDR; via the coding sequence ATGTTTTCTCATTTCCGTTATGTTGTTTTTGCTGTCGCGTTGGTTTCAGGTCCTGTGTGTGCGGGGGCCCGTGGTGATTTGAGCGCCTTTACTCGTGGATTGAAGACCTTGCAGGGCCACTTCTCTCAGGAAGTCATTGATACTCAGGGCAAAGTCAAGGAGCACTCCATCGGTACCGTTGCTTTGTCGTTACCCAATTTGCTCCGTTGGGAATGTAATACGCCCTACAAACAACTGGTCGTGGCTGATGGTAAGCGTGTTTGGCTATTCGATCCCGATCTGAACCAGGCCAGTGTGCGTTTTCAGGGGGATGAGGAGCGCAATAGCCCGCTGATCGCATTAATCGATCCGACTCAACTAGATCGCAAGTACGATGTGAGCGAGGAGGTTACCTTGCGCGATGGCTTGCGATGGTTGTCGTTGACCCCACGAGCGGGTACCGAGGCCAGCTTCCAGAGTGCTTCGTTTGGTTTTACTCAGGCCGAGTTGGTGAGAATGGAAGTTGTCGACACCCTTGGGCAGCGTACCGTCATTGCGTTCAGTGGCTGGCAGCGTAATCCTGTGCTGGCTGTTGACACGTTTCGTTTCACACCAGGTAAGAATGTTGATGTGATCGGTGATCGGTGA
- a CDS encoding DUF3857 domain-containing transglutaminase family protein, whose amino-acid sequence MMRLLFVFLLSLMCTVTVAYARNVPPAAQTDGNFSYLRYRADYEVRADAGSVETNDYDIRLNTQAAVEQFSQVRLGYSEKMQKLEILEAYTITAAGIRQDVAAAKIYTQESYSSASAAMYADYKVKVVVFPNLAPGAHVVYRVRRTQLTPYFPDYFGFWETFSVFTRYDDAVVTLRAPRKLPMHVWVRGVHGSTRPRLQGDQARWEWRYRRNVPLQSQTWSAALWEFSPTVMVSTFKDWSQLGHAYDVKAGKAAAVTPRVRALADQITAGIPERRAQAAALYNWVARNIRYVAVYLGNGGLEPNRANVILEQHYGDCKDHAVILEALLAAKGIQSTPVLIGADGGPTLPPIAVLGRFNHAITYVPEFKLYLDSTNPYARFGQLPASDLGVPVVHTADGHVTRTPPHDVWANTYVVRTEYRFAQDGSLNGETMLDLGPDGEIATRAMFVELNAQNRRRIEENILAQSGFDGDGMLELLGMSQDLQSPFSYRYRFWARDYIDFSMAGGLALPYMPGADSMRNIYTNTPAETNLTPFYCNESLHEETYVLRFPADVPIIAIPGSHRFRNRAGEYNVEWHRDGQTITAMHRLRHVALHGPEKLCLPGDYQAFRQLYQQVRRGFREQVLYGDLRRVQTAAH is encoded by the coding sequence ATGATGCGTCTGTTGTTTGTTTTTCTGCTGAGTCTCATGTGCACTGTGACGGTTGCTTATGCGAGGAACGTACCCCCTGCTGCTCAAACTGACGGTAACTTTAGCTACCTGCGTTACCGTGCCGATTACGAAGTGCGGGCCGATGCGGGCAGCGTGGAGACCAACGACTACGATATCCGGCTCAACACCCAAGCTGCGGTCGAGCAATTTAGCCAAGTGCGCCTCGGCTACAGTGAGAAGATGCAGAAGTTAGAGATCTTGGAAGCATATACGATCACTGCGGCGGGCATCCGCCAGGATGTGGCTGCGGCAAAGATCTACACCCAGGAGAGCTATTCCAGTGCCTCTGCGGCAATGTACGCCGACTATAAAGTCAAAGTCGTGGTATTCCCCAATTTGGCGCCGGGTGCGCACGTGGTGTATCGCGTCCGGCGGACCCAACTGACGCCGTACTTTCCAGATTATTTCGGATTTTGGGAAACCTTCAGTGTGTTTACGCGGTATGACGATGCAGTGGTGACGTTACGTGCGCCGCGCAAGTTGCCGATGCACGTCTGGGTGCGGGGTGTGCATGGGTCCACCCGCCCGCGTCTTCAGGGTGACCAAGCTCGGTGGGAGTGGCGTTACCGGCGTAATGTTCCGTTGCAGAGTCAGACTTGGAGTGCCGCCCTGTGGGAATTCAGCCCGACGGTCATGGTGAGCACCTTCAAGGATTGGTCGCAGTTGGGCCATGCTTACGATGTCAAAGCAGGTAAAGCGGCTGCGGTCACGCCGCGGGTGCGTGCTTTGGCTGATCAGATTACTGCCGGCATTCCCGAGCGCCGCGCACAGGCAGCTGCACTGTACAACTGGGTAGCGCGTAACATCCGTTACGTTGCGGTTTACCTTGGTAACGGCGGTTTAGAGCCAAATAGGGCTAATGTCATCCTCGAGCAGCATTACGGTGATTGCAAGGATCATGCAGTCATTCTTGAGGCACTGCTCGCAGCTAAAGGTATCCAAAGTACACCTGTGCTGATCGGTGCCGATGGCGGACCGACACTGCCACCGATTGCGGTACTCGGTCGTTTCAACCATGCCATCACCTATGTACCGGAATTTAAGCTCTACCTCGACTCGACAAATCCTTACGCGCGCTTCGGTCAGTTGCCGGCGAGTGACCTTGGGGTACCGGTAGTGCATACCGCCGACGGCCATGTGACTCGCACACCTCCCCATGATGTGTGGGCTAATACCTACGTGGTGCGCACTGAATACCGTTTTGCGCAGGATGGCAGTTTGAATGGAGAGACGATGCTGGATCTGGGTCCGGATGGAGAAATTGCTACCCGCGCGATGTTTGTCGAGCTCAATGCACAGAATCGGCGACGCATTGAGGAGAACATCCTGGCTCAGTCTGGTTTTGATGGCGATGGCATGCTGGAGTTACTGGGTATGTCACAGGATCTGCAGTCCCCATTCAGTTACCGCTATCGCTTTTGGGCGCGGGATTATATTGATTTTTCGATGGCCGGAGGTTTGGCGCTGCCGTACATGCCGGGTGCTGACTCGATGCGTAATATCTATACCAACACGCCAGCTGAGACCAATCTGACGCCGTTTTATTGCAATGAAAGTTTGCATGAGGAGACTTATGTACTGCGTTTTCCGGCGGACGTACCGATCATTGCGATCCCTGGGAGCCACCGTTTTCGCAATCGTGCCGGGGAGTACAACGTGGAATGGCATCGTGACGGGCAGACTATCACGGCGATGCACCGGTTGCGCCATGTGGCGTTGCATGGTCCTGAGAAGCTCTGTTTACCGGGGGACTATCAGGCGTTTCGCCAGCTTTACCAGCAGGTACGCCGTGGTTTCCGTGAGCAGGTCCTATATGGTGATTTGCGGCGGGTACAGACCGCAGCGCATTGA